A single genomic interval of Bacillota bacterium harbors:
- a CDS encoding ABC transporter permease: MGTPSVPVWRKLATSYRQVLAPLSFLLLLGLFLSTQTPAFLTYDNLRTVAIQTVAVAILAIGETVVIISGGIDLSVGAVLALSGVTSVYAMKHGASAWQGVLIGLATGALCGLFNGLVTTRLRMPAFVVTLGMLGIASGAALLISGGVSLTGIAPGFERLGKEWSLWVLLLVAVGFHLLLSFTRLGRYCYAIGGNPEAARLSGVSLVRYQTTYFILCGLCAGLAGVLQASRATVAQPTAGKGWELDAIAAAVIGGTSLMGGQGSIVGTLLGAFLMAIIRNGCNLLNVEVEWQQVLIGAMVIVAVFYDRWQRGRR, translated from the coding sequence ATGGGCACACCTTCGGTACCCGTGTGGCGTAAACTGGCTACCTCCTACCGTCAGGTTCTGGCTCCGCTATCGTTCCTGTTGCTGCTGGGGCTGTTCCTCAGTACACAGACGCCCGCCTTTCTCACCTACGACAACCTGCGCACCGTTGCCATACAGACGGTAGCGGTCGCGATACTGGCGATTGGCGAGACGGTGGTTATCATCTCCGGCGGGATTGACCTTTCGGTGGGAGCGGTGCTTGCACTGAGCGGGGTCACCTCGGTGTATGCGATGAAGCATGGCGCGTCGGCATGGCAGGGTGTGCTGATAGGATTGGCGACGGGCGCGCTGTGCGGGCTGTTTAACGGTCTGGTTACCACGCGCCTGCGCATGCCCGCCTTTGTAGTTACGCTGGGGATGCTGGGGATAGCCAGTGGTGCAGCGTTATTGATTAGCGGAGGCGTCTCGTTGACGGGCATTGCGCCCGGCTTCGAACGTCTGGGCAAGGAATGGTCCCTGTGGGTGCTGCTGCTGGTTGCGGTGGGTTTTCACCTTCTGCTCAGCTTCACCAGATTGGGGCGCTACTGCTATGCCATTGGCGGCAACCCGGAGGCCGCGCGTCTGTCGGGGGTGTCGCTCGTGCGCTATCAGACCACCTATTTCATCCTGTGCGGGCTATGTGCGGGGTTAGCCGGCGTTCTGCAAGCCAGCCGGGCGACGGTCGCGCAGCCGACAGCGGGCAAAGGCTGGGAGCTGGATGCCATTGCGGCGGCGGTGATCGGCGGCACCAGCCTGATGGGCGGACAGGGTAGCATCGTGGGCACATTGCTGGGCGCGTTCTTAATGGCGATTATCCGCAACGGCTGCAACCTGCTGAACGTGGAAGTGGAGTGGCAGCAAGTGCTGATTGGCGCGATGGTCATCGTGGCGGTGTTTTATGACCGCTGGCAGCGCGGACGCAGATAG
- a CDS encoding glycoside hydrolase family 5 protein: protein MRVSLLAVLLIATVWLFLNVGAAAQGNGFLQRKGTQLLLDGKPLRLVSVNKFDLFLRFLEGGEAKQQAVQAIQEASKRGFTVIRFAGVGFYPSHMRNWANEKVYWGAFDELVQTAKQQGVRLIPVIHWNLYLFPDMANECVQDMLTNPDSRSRQYLWLYTHQIVSRYKDEPTILFWELTNEMNLGADLEFMHPYGWSNLNPVHEGTSFMRLRRDHFTTEQMIPFLKEWATFIKQIDPNHLIGSGFASPRPAAQHLRLARGRGDWTEDSVSEMETYLRDTHPDPIDLLSIHFYRKHDNLRFGNKDEDSAQVLAVFKQASERIGKPLYIGETGDEYAQRADAPFLRNVLEQARKLDIPLTLVWNWMSPGDQYDVSPQRTPQVVEMMREANSR, encoded by the coding sequence ATGAGGGTAAGTCTGCTAGCCGTTCTTCTGATTGCCACCGTGTGGCTCTTCCTGAACGTGGGAGCAGCTGCACAGGGGAACGGCTTCTTGCAACGAAAAGGCACGCAACTGCTGCTGGACGGAAAACCCCTGCGTCTGGTGTCGGTGAACAAGTTTGACCTCTTCCTCCGCTTTCTGGAGGGCGGCGAGGCGAAGCAGCAGGCGGTGCAGGCCATTCAGGAGGCGTCGAAGCGGGGATTCACCGTCATCCGCTTCGCAGGCGTGGGTTTCTACCCCTCGCACATGCGCAACTGGGCGAACGAGAAGGTCTACTGGGGCGCGTTCGACGAGCTGGTACAAACGGCGAAGCAGCAGGGCGTGAGACTGATACCGGTCATCCACTGGAACCTCTACCTCTTTCCCGACATGGCGAACGAGTGCGTGCAGGACATGCTGACCAACCCCGATTCGCGCTCACGGCAGTATCTGTGGCTTTACACTCATCAAATCGTCTCCCGCTACAAGGACGAGCCGACCATCCTTTTCTGGGAGCTCACCAACGAGATGAACCTGGGTGCGGACCTGGAGTTCATGCACCCCTACGGGTGGAGCAACCTGAACCCGGTACATGAGGGAACTTCCTTCATGCGCCTGCGCCGCGACCACTTCACGACCGAGCAGATGATACCTTTCCTCAAGGAATGGGCGACCTTCATCAAGCAGATAGACCCCAATCACCTCATCGGCTCGGGATTTGCCTCGCCGCGCCCTGCCGCTCAGCACCTGCGCCTCGCCAGAGGCAGGGGCGACTGGACAGAGGATAGCGTATCCGAAATGGAAACCTACCTGCGCGATACCCATCCCGACCCGATTGACCTGCTGAGCATCCACTTCTACCGCAAGCACGACAACCTGCGCTTTGGGAACAAAGACGAGGACTCTGCGCAGGTGCTGGCTGTTTTCAAACAGGCTTCCGAGCGTATCGGCAAACCGCTGTACATCGGCGAGACAGGCGATGAATACGCTCAGCGCGCGGATGCACCCTTCCTGCGCAACGTGCTGGAGCAGGCAAGAAAGCTGGATATACCGCTCACGCTGGTATGGAACTGGATGAGCCCTGGCGACCAGTATGATGTGAGCCCACAACGCACCCCACAGGTGGTAGAGATGATGCGCGAAGCCAACAGCCGTTAG
- the rapZ gene encoding RNase adapter RapZ yields the protein MRGNRWVLITGMSGSGKTLVSHIFEDLGYFCVDNLPPRLLPMLVELSKQHPQQMQHVALVIDTRCGEMFAETLSSVRCVAEQGIPIQILFLDCSDEILVQRFKETRRKHPLFREHPTILQSIRAERGLLEEVRASADRVIDTSVLAPHELRAIIETEYALMERKAGIAVNVVSFGFKYGIPPEADLVFDVRFLANPHYVAHLRPLDGRDAPIRNYVLADPLAEHFIRHLQGLIDFTLPQYIREGKAYLTIAIGCTGGRHRSVVIAEQVAQFLKEKGYRVNVQHRDVRQQPQPMPETE from the coding sequence ATGAGAGGCAATCGCTGGGTATTGATTACCGGCATGTCGGGGTCGGGGAAGACGCTGGTATCGCATATCTTTGAGGACCTGGGCTACTTTTGCGTGGATAACCTGCCCCCGCGCCTGCTGCCGATGCTGGTGGAGCTGAGCAAGCAACATCCCCAGCAGATGCAGCACGTCGCGCTGGTTATCGATACCCGCTGTGGCGAGATGTTTGCGGAAACCCTGTCCAGTGTGCGTTGCGTCGCGGAGCAGGGAATACCCATCCAGATACTCTTTCTGGACTGCAGCGACGAGATACTGGTACAGCGTTTCAAGGAAACCCGTCGCAAACATCCTCTGTTCCGTGAACATCCCACCATCCTGCAGAGCATTCGGGCGGAGCGCGGTTTGCTGGAGGAGGTACGGGCGAGCGCAGACAGGGTGATAGATACCTCTGTGCTGGCGCCGCATGAGCTGCGCGCCATCATCGAAACCGAGTACGCACTCATGGAGCGCAAGGCTGGCATCGCGGTGAACGTGGTCTCCTTCGGCTTCAAGTACGGCATCCCGCCGGAGGCGGACCTGGTGTTTGACGTGCGCTTTCTGGCGAACCCGCATTACGTCGCACACCTGCGTCCGCTGGATGGACGCGACGCACCCATCCGCAACTATGTACTCGCTGACCCACTGGCAGAGCACTTCATCCGTCACCTGCAGGGTCTGATCGACTTTACATTACCTCAGTACATCCGGGAGGGCAAGGCGTACCTGACCATCGCTATCGGCTGTACAGGGGGACGACACCGTTCGGTGGTCATTGCCGAGCAGGTAGCGCAGTTCCTGAAGGAGAAAGGTTACCGGGTGAACGTGCAGCATCGGGACGTGCGACAACAGCCGCAGCCGATGCCCGAAACGGAGTGA
- a CDS encoding APC family permease, with the protein MGKSTQIRLDWSLVRRLIFGSPLSTEQLSHQRLPKILALPIFASDALSSTAYATQAILLNLLIAGPHVLHLTVPISIAIVVLLWIVVISYTQTVYAYPQGGGTYIVSRENLGIRWGLLAAAAILTDYVLTVAVSITAGVQQITSFFTNLAPYQTELAVAAIWFLTLANLRGARESGLLFAFPTYFFVITMLSMVAVGVLGPLFGYQPRSYPPPEQTAQTAVHALSLTVILRAFASGCAAMTGIEAVADGVIAFRAPESKNAAQTLIAMGVILSTIFLGISYIAQTNHIVYYGHGAHGEDASAESVISMAARAVFHDNPLLRGVVLFATAIILLLAANTAYADFPRLSSILARHGFMPRQLANLGDRLVFSNGIILLAVFVSILVVVFGGSVDRLIPLYAVGVFTAFTLSQAGMVRHWLQQKGPGWRWKMLVNGIGAVSTGIVLLVIIVEKGPQGAWLVVVVLPVLMWLFTQVNRHYQKVRARLTLIGYEPPPPPPHTVLVLVPDVHRGVVPALEYAREISKDHRAVHIEINPADTQRLKERWEQWGGDMPLVIIESPYRSLIGPLVEYVRQVRQDHPRHLITVVLPEFVVTKWWERALHNNSAFLIKLALGNVRDVVITNVRYYLD; encoded by the coding sequence ATGGGAAAAAGCACGCAAATTCGGCTGGACTGGTCTCTGGTGAGGCGGCTCATTTTTGGCTCGCCTCTGTCTACGGAACAGCTGTCTCACCAGCGGCTACCCAAGATTCTGGCGTTGCCAATTTTCGCCTCAGATGCGCTATCTTCCACTGCATACGCTACGCAAGCCATTTTGCTCAACCTGCTCATCGCAGGTCCGCACGTTTTGCACCTGACGGTACCCATCTCTATCGCCATTGTGGTTTTGCTGTGGATTGTGGTGATTTCCTACACACAGACGGTTTATGCGTATCCGCAGGGTGGGGGCACGTATATCGTTTCGCGCGAGAATCTGGGCATCCGGTGGGGGCTTCTGGCGGCTGCCGCCATCCTCACCGACTACGTGCTGACAGTAGCAGTAAGCATCACGGCAGGCGTGCAGCAAATCACCTCCTTCTTTACCAACCTTGCACCGTACCAGACAGAGCTGGCTGTTGCGGCCATATGGTTCCTCACGCTGGCGAACCTGCGTGGAGCGAGGGAGAGCGGTCTACTGTTTGCCTTCCCCACTTATTTCTTCGTCATCACCATGCTGAGCATGGTCGCAGTCGGGGTGCTGGGTCCACTGTTCGGGTATCAACCGCGCTCCTATCCACCTCCCGAACAGACAGCGCAAACGGCTGTGCACGCGCTTTCTCTGACCGTCATTTTGAGGGCGTTCGCTTCTGGATGCGCGGCGATGACGGGTATAGAAGCGGTGGCAGACGGTGTGATTGCGTTTCGCGCGCCCGAAAGTAAAAACGCCGCACAGACGCTCATCGCGATGGGTGTCATCCTGAGCACCATATTCCTGGGGATATCGTATATCGCGCAAACGAACCACATTGTGTACTACGGACACGGGGCACATGGAGAGGATGCCAGCGCAGAGTCGGTCATCTCGATGGCAGCCCGAGCGGTTTTCCACGATAATCCACTGCTGCGGGGTGTGGTACTGTTCGCCACTGCTATCATCCTGTTGCTTGCCGCAAACACCGCCTATGCTGATTTCCCCCGCCTGAGTTCCATCCTTGCCAGGCACGGTTTTATGCCCCGCCAGCTGGCGAACCTTGGCGACCGCCTGGTGTTCTCCAACGGTATCATCCTGCTGGCGGTGTTCGTGTCTATTCTGGTTGTGGTGTTCGGCGGTAGTGTCGACCGCCTGATTCCGCTGTACGCGGTGGGCGTGTTCACGGCATTCACGCTCTCGCAGGCGGGCATGGTCAGGCACTGGCTCCAGCAAAAGGGCCCTGGCTGGCGGTGGAAGATGCTGGTCAACGGCATCGGCGCGGTGTCCACTGGCATCGTGTTGCTGGTTATTATCGTTGAAAAGGGACCACAGGGCGCGTGGCTGGTGGTGGTGGTGCTTCCCGTGCTGATGTGGTTGTTCACGCAGGTCAATCGGCACTACCAGAAGGTGCGTGCGCGTCTCACGCTCATAGGATATGAACCGCCACCCCCTCCCCCACATACGGTGCTGGTGCTGGTGCCCGATGTTCACCGTGGCGTGGTTCCCGCGCTGGAATACGCCCGTGAAATCTCTAAAGACCACCGTGCCGTCCACATCGAGATTAACCCAGCAGATACGCAGCGCCTGAAGGAACGCTGGGAGCAGTGGGGCGGAGACATGCCACTGGTGATTATCGAATCCCCGTACCGCTCCCTCATCGGGCCGCTGGTGGAGTATGTACGGCAGGTGCGCCAGGACCACCCGCGCCACCTGATTACCGTGGTGCTGCCCGAGTTCGTGGTAACGAAGTGGTGGGAGCGTGCTCTGCATAATAACTCGGCGTTTTTGATCAAGCTCGCGCTGGGCAACGTACGCGACGTCGTGATTACCAACGTGCGGTACTATCTGGACTGA
- a CDS encoding MFS transporter, with the protein MTRGNLIPEDEKYPLMMSEPVNQPSLRRDWGLFGALTFCFAFGFAVYGGIFQNFIREVLHVSPSQLGVLESLREVPGLLTAPIAGTLVAFAEPRLAGLALLVCALGIGATGMANAYWTLVAVSVFWSVGFHLWSSVSPSITLALAGGREGGRHLGRMSAIGSIAVLLALGSARLFKSYLSYQSLFFIAGAMIAAAGVLAFLLSAQAASGRRQPIILRREYSLYYVLTFLEGCRRQIFSTFASYVLILVYNTPVQTMLSLAFVNAALGVVAAPTVGRWIDRFGERRMLTLYYILIAGVFAGYATFKDVRLLYLLFVTDSVLFAFSMGITVFLNRIVQKGDLTPSLAMGTTMNHVAAVVMPVLGGTLWKVLDDYRIPFWIGFGVVFLSLLAVQRIPKPHRSLLAAEQVHDGVR; encoded by the coding sequence GTGACCAGAGGAAACCTCATCCCAGAAGATGAAAAATACCCATTGATGATGTCGGAACCGGTAAACCAACCATCGTTGCGGCGGGATTGGGGCTTGTTTGGCGCCCTGACCTTTTGCTTCGCTTTTGGGTTTGCCGTATACGGCGGCATCTTCCAGAACTTCATCCGCGAGGTGTTGCATGTCTCCCCGTCCCAGCTGGGCGTGCTGGAATCGCTGCGCGAGGTGCCCGGCTTGCTCACCGCACCTATCGCGGGCACGCTGGTAGCCTTCGCGGAGCCGCGGCTGGCGGGGCTCGCGCTGCTGGTTTGCGCTCTTGGCATCGGCGCAACGGGTATGGCTAACGCCTACTGGACGCTGGTCGCCGTCAGCGTCTTCTGGTCGGTCGGGTTTCATCTCTGGTCGTCGGTGTCTCCATCCATCACGCTCGCGCTGGCAGGTGGGCGCGAAGGCGGCAGGCATCTGGGGCGAATGAGCGCCATCGGCTCGATCGCGGTGCTGCTGGCTCTCGGCTCGGCGCGGCTGTTCAAGAGCTATCTCTCCTACCAGTCGCTGTTCTTTATCGCAGGGGCGATGATTGCGGCGGCAGGTGTGCTGGCGTTTCTGCTCTCTGCCCAAGCTGCCAGCGGCAGGCGTCAACCCATCATCCTGCGGCGAGAGTACAGTCTCTACTACGTCCTGACCTTTCTGGAAGGCTGCCGCCGACAGATATTCAGCACCTTTGCCTCTTACGTGCTGATACTGGTGTACAACACACCGGTGCAGACCATGCTCTCGCTGGCGTTTGTCAACGCCGCGCTGGGTGTGGTCGCTGCGCCCACGGTGGGCAGGTGGATAGACCGCTTCGGCGAGCGGCGGATGCTGACGCTCTATTACATCCTGATTGCGGGTGTGTTCGCGGGCTATGCCACCTTCAAGGACGTGCGCCTGCTGTATCTGTTGTTTGTAACTGATAGCGTGCTGTTCGCTTTCAGCATGGGCATCACCGTCTTCCTGAACCGCATTGTGCAGAAAGGAGACCTGACACCCAGTCTGGCGATGGGCACCACGATGAACCACGTGGCGGCGGTGGTGATGCCCGTGCTGGGTGGTACTTTATGGAAGGTGCTGGACGATTACCGCATCCCGTTCTGGATAGGGTTTGGCGTGGTGTTTCTGTCGCTGCTGGCGGTACAGCGCATCCCCAAGCCGCACCGTTCACTTCTTGCGGCTGAGCAGGTGCATGATGGCGTCAGATAG
- a CDS encoding phage holin family protein, with protein MVGFILRWVANAVALLLTVWLGKMLGLGLHVSGFWGAMVAALVIGLINAFIRPIVVMLTLPLNCLTFGLFSLVINAFLFWLAGALLADFDVRGPMAALFGSIVMSIFSSVFSQTVAPEKRR; from the coding sequence GTGGTCGGGTTCATATTGCGCTGGGTTGCGAACGCTGTGGCGTTGTTGTTGACCGTTTGGCTGGGGAAGATGCTGGGATTAGGGCTCCATGTCAGCGGCTTCTGGGGCGCGATGGTTGCCGCTCTGGTCATCGGACTGATTAACGCCTTCATCCGCCCCATTGTGGTGATGCTTACCCTGCCTTTGAACTGCCTGACTTTCGGGCTGTTTAGCCTGGTGATTAACGCCTTCCTGTTCTGGCTGGCAGGTGCGCTTCTCGCCGATTTTGATGTGAGAGGTCCCATGGCAGCGCTGTTCGGTTCTATCGTGATGAGCATCTTCAGCAGCGTGTTCAGCCAAACCGTTGCCCCGGAGAAGCGCAGGTAG
- the uvrC gene encoding excinuclease ABC subunit UvrC — protein MNDTLSEKLQSLPALPGVYLFKDAQGNVLYVGKAVSLRSRVRSYFHKSAELSLKTRRLVEKIADLEWIVTDTELEALVLECNLIKRYRPPYNIRLRDDKQYPFLCLTTSEPFPRLMLARRARNDGNRYFGPYSGSRPVYQTIHLLNRLFPLVTCGEAFTGEPVRKPCLYYHMGKCPAPCAGLADKERYRETVREVEMFLSGRHEKLLKRLYRQMEEAAERLEFERAAALRDQIRAVEQVMLQQKVVSSDMVDRDVLAYAADEQRALVQMFFIRGGKLIGQQHFFLDGASGEDQRAALQEFLKQYYEQAQDVPGEILLPAPIEEAHIIGQWLRQKKGKRVELHTPQRGSKKKLLELALTNAELALEQARQQWLQKKAQQEAVLLALQEVLGLDTPPRRIEAYDISNIQGYAPVGVMVVLKEGKPSKSDYRRFSIKYHPETPNDFAMMKEVVTRRLQEAQKGNPKFTELPHLMLIDGGKGQLHAALEAMKEVGLQVPAIGLAKRYEEIFQPGRSEPLLLPKDSPVLHLLQAVRDEAHRFAVEYHRKVRLKRSTSSVLDEIPGVGPKRKQVLLKHFGSVKRLKEASVEDIAAVPSIPRSLAQTIYTELHKEE, from the coding sequence GTGAACGACACGCTCAGTGAGAAACTCCAGTCGCTTCCTGCCCTGCCGGGTGTGTATCTGTTCAAAGACGCGCAGGGAAATGTGCTTTACGTCGGGAAAGCGGTCTCCTTGCGCTCGCGGGTGCGTTCGTACTTCCATAAAAGCGCGGAGCTCTCCCTCAAGACGCGCCGGCTGGTGGAAAAAATCGCCGACCTGGAATGGATAGTTACCGACACCGAGCTGGAAGCTCTGGTGCTGGAATGCAACCTGATTAAGCGTTACCGCCCACCCTACAATATCCGACTGCGTGACGATAAGCAGTATCCGTTTCTCTGCCTGACCACTTCCGAGCCGTTCCCTCGCCTGATGCTGGCGCGCCGCGCCAGGAACGACGGCAACCGCTATTTCGGTCCCTACTCCGGCAGCCGACCGGTGTATCAGACGATTCATCTGCTGAACCGTCTCTTCCCGCTGGTAACGTGCGGCGAGGCGTTTACCGGCGAGCCGGTGCGCAAGCCCTGTCTGTACTACCACATGGGGAAGTGCCCCGCCCCCTGTGCCGGTCTTGCCGACAAAGAGAGGTATCGCGAAACGGTGCGGGAGGTAGAGATGTTCCTCAGCGGCAGGCACGAAAAACTACTCAAGAGGCTGTACAGGCAGATGGAAGAGGCGGCGGAGCGTCTGGAGTTCGAACGTGCTGCCGCCCTGCGTGACCAGATACGCGCTGTGGAGCAGGTCATGCTTCAGCAGAAAGTGGTCTCCAGCGACATGGTAGACCGTGACGTGCTGGCATACGCCGCCGACGAGCAACGCGCACTGGTACAGATGTTCTTTATCCGTGGCGGCAAGCTGATAGGACAGCAGCACTTCTTCCTGGACGGCGCAAGCGGCGAGGACCAGCGTGCAGCCCTGCAGGAGTTCCTCAAGCAGTACTACGAACAGGCGCAGGACGTACCGGGCGAAATCCTTTTGCCTGCACCCATCGAGGAAGCGCACATCATCGGGCAGTGGCTGAGGCAGAAAAAAGGTAAACGGGTGGAACTGCACACACCCCAGCGAGGAAGCAAAAAGAAGCTGCTGGAGCTCGCGCTGACCAACGCCGAGCTTGCCTTAGAGCAGGCGCGCCAGCAGTGGCTGCAAAAGAAGGCACAACAGGAGGCGGTGTTGCTGGCATTGCAAGAGGTGCTTGGATTGGACACACCGCCCCGGCGCATCGAGGCGTACGACATCTCGAACATTCAGGGCTATGCGCCTGTGGGAGTGATGGTGGTGCTGAAAGAGGGCAAGCCCTCCAAAAGCGATTACCGCCGCTTCAGCATCAAGTACCATCCCGAAACACCAAACGACTTCGCCATGATGAAAGAAGTGGTTACGCGACGCCTGCAGGAGGCTCAGAAAGGGAACCCCAAGTTCACCGAACTGCCTCATCTGATGTTGATCGACGGCGGCAAGGGACAGCTCCACGCCGCGCTCGAAGCGATGAAAGAGGTGGGATTGCAGGTTCCCGCTATCGGACTGGCGAAGCGGTACGAGGAGATATTCCAGCCCGGACGGTCGGAGCCGTTGCTATTGCCCAAAGATTCGCCGGTACTGCATCTGCTGCAGGCGGTGCGTGATGAGGCTCACCGCTTTGCGGTGGAGTACCACCGAAAGGTACGGCTGAAGCGTAGCACGTCTTCGGTGCTGGACGAGATTCCGGGCGTCGGTCCCAAACGCAAGCAGGTGCTGCTGAAACACTTCGGTTCGGTGAAACGTTTGAAAGAGGCAAGTGTCGAAGATATAGCAGCTGTGCCATCTATCCCCCGTTCTCTGGCACAGACCATCTACACCGAGCTGCACAAGGAGGAGTGA
- the thrC gene encoding threonine synthase, which translates to MSMRQGVIARYRHFLPVTDRTPVVTLLEGDTPLIPAPRLAQAIAPQLQIYLKYEGANPTGSFKDRGMTMAISKAAEEGVQAVICASTGNTSASAAAYAARAGMRCYVLLPSGKVALGKLTQALMHGAKVIAIDGNFDAALQMVQQIAAQYPITIVNSVNPYRGEGQKTAAFEICDDLGDAPHYHAIPVGNARNIVAYWQGYQEYYRHGKTSRLPKMLGFQAAGAAPLVEGRVVEHPETIATAIRIGNPASWQEAIAARDESGGHIGKVTDEEILEAYRMVAALEGVFAEPASVAPIAGLRKLAQQGYFREPAIVTVTLTGHGLKDPDTAIEASRVAPVHVPPELDAVRRALEL; encoded by the coding sequence ATGAGCATGAGACAGGGAGTTATCGCCAGGTACCGCCATTTTTTGCCCGTCACCGACCGCACGCCGGTAGTTACCCTGCTGGAAGGGGATACGCCGCTGATACCTGCCCCGCGTCTGGCGCAAGCCATCGCCCCGCAGCTGCAGATTTACCTGAAGTACGAGGGCGCGAATCCCACCGGTTCCTTCAAGGACCGGGGCATGACGATGGCGATTTCCAAAGCCGCGGAAGAAGGCGTGCAGGCGGTGATTTGCGCCTCCACAGGCAACACTTCTGCTTCCGCCGCTGCCTATGCCGCCCGCGCAGGGATGCGCTGTTACGTGCTGCTGCCTTCGGGCAAGGTCGCGCTGGGCAAACTCACTCAGGCACTGATGCACGGGGCGAAGGTCATCGCCATCGACGGCAACTTCGACGCCGCGCTGCAGATGGTACAGCAAATCGCTGCGCAGTATCCCATCACCATTGTGAACTCGGTCAACCCTTACCGCGGTGAAGGACAAAAGACCGCCGCCTTCGAGATTTGCGACGATCTGGGCGATGCCCCCCATTACCACGCCATCCCCGTTGGCAACGCCCGTAACATCGTCGCCTACTGGCAGGGCTATCAGGAGTACTATCGGCATGGCAAAACCTCCCGTCTTCCGAAGATGCTGGGCTTTCAGGCGGCGGGAGCGGCACCGCTGGTGGAAGGGCGCGTGGTAGAACACCCTGAAACCATCGCCACCGCCATCCGCATCGGCAACCCCGCCAGCTGGCAAGAAGCCATCGCCGCCCGCGACGAATCGGGCGGACACATCGGGAAGGTGACTGATGAGGAGATTCTGGAAGCGTACCGGATGGTGGCGGCACTGGAAGGGGTCTTTGCCGAACCGGCATCGGTAGCTCCCATCGCCGGACTGCGCAAGCTGGCACAGCAGGGCTATTTCCGCGAACCTGCTATCGTCACCGTCACGCTCACCGGGCACGGCTTAAAGGACCCGGATACCGCCATCGAAGCCTCTCGCGTCGCGCCGGTTCATGTTCCACCCGAGTTGGACGCAGTGCGTCGCGCACTGGAATTGTGA
- a CDS encoding YvcK family protein, producing MPSARWLLPGMLVKRWLLLAMLGIAVMFLGLLILIDVRFPEVLVWLHRHVQQAAQRLGTQGTLPWTILGGAVFLMGFGMSLIGVRGLVRTIACAIDPVAGRRLAHVIYNRRNLQLGPELVAIGGGTGLSTLLRGLKQYSSNVTAIVTVTDDGGSSGRLIEQFGVLPPGDIRNCLVALADAEPIMTELFQYRFRGSEGLGGHSFGNLLIVAMTNITGDFERAIRETSKVLAIRGRVLPSTLDHVRLRAKMEDGSFIEGETAIVSSLLKIRQMTLNPPNARPLDEALQAIREADVIVLGPGSVFTSVIPNLLVEGIADAIRHSRALRVYVCNVMTQPGETDGFTASDHVRAIEAHCPPRLFDYVLVNTTRPSPELLERYRQSGAEFVEPDIDRIRSMGYRTIAGDFISQTDVVRHDPYKLSDAIMHLLSRKK from the coding sequence ATGCCCAGCGCGCGCTGGCTGCTGCCTGGAATGCTGGTCAAGCGCTGGCTACTGCTGGCGATGCTGGGCATTGCGGTGATGTTTCTCGGTCTGCTCATCCTCATCGACGTGCGCTTCCCCGAAGTGCTGGTCTGGTTGCACCGCCACGTGCAGCAGGCGGCACAGAGATTGGGCACACAGGGCACCCTGCCATGGACGATTCTGGGGGGCGCGGTCTTTCTGATGGGGTTCGGCATGAGCCTGATAGGCGTGCGGGGACTGGTGCGCACCATCGCCTGTGCCATTGACCCCGTAGCGGGACGGCGACTGGCGCACGTCATTTATAATCGGCGCAACCTGCAGCTGGGACCGGAGCTGGTGGCAATCGGCGGGGGGACGGGGTTATCCACGCTGTTGCGCGGTCTCAAGCAGTATTCCAGTAACGTCACGGCTATCGTTACCGTTACGGACGACGGAGGCAGCTCCGGACGGCTGATCGAACAGTTCGGCGTGCTTCCCCCAGGCGATATCCGCAACTGTCTGGTCGCCCTGGCGGATGCAGAGCCTATCATGACCGAACTGTTCCAGTATCGCTTTCGCGGAAGCGAAGGGCTCGGCGGGCACAGCTTCGGCAACCTGCTTATCGTCGCCATGACCAACATCACGGGCGATTTCGAGCGCGCCATCCGCGAGACCAGCAAAGTTCTGGCGATACGCGGGCGCGTGTTGCCGTCCACACTAGACCATGTGCGCCTGAGGGCGAAGATGGAAGATGGTTCCTTCATCGAGGGCGAAACAGCCATCGTCAGCTCGCTCCTGAAAATCCGTCAGATGACGCTGAATCCCCCCAACGCCCGTCCGCTGGATGAAGCACTGCAAGCCATCCGCGAGGCAGATGTGATTGTGCTGGGACCGGGCAGTGTGTTTACCAGCGTGATACCGAACCTGCTGGTCGAGGGGATTGCCGATGCCATCCGTCACAGCCGCGCCCTGCGCGTGTACGTGTGCAACGTCATGACCCAGCCCGGAGAGACCGATGGTTTCACCGCCAGCGACCACGTGCGCGCCATCGAGGCGCACTGTCCACCTCGTTTGTTTGACTATGTGCTGGTCAACACGACGCGCCCATCGCCGGAACTGCTGGAACGCTACCGTCAATCGGGAGCGGAGTTCGTGGAACCCGATATCGATCGTATCCGTTCAATGGGCTACCGCACCATCGCCGGCGACTTCATTAGCCAGACCGACGTGGTGCGCCACGACCCCTACAAACTATCTGACGCCATCATGCACCTGCTCAGCCGCAAGAAGTGA